TATTGCTGTACTTTCCAAAGGGCcactggtgatacagtggttaagagctcggctgctaaccaaaaggtcagcagttcaaatccaccagccactctctgaaatccgtactctgtcctgtagggtcactagaagtcggaatccactcgacggcaacgagtttacTTTCCAAGCAACAGATCAGATTTCCTTGGGAGGATGAGGCAGAGTACATGGGCATCCAACAGAATATACAAAGCATGTGATTTGTAAACATCAGTTTTATtcaaagttgtttttctttttggatggcAGATTATTTTGCATTAAATATGAACACATATGTCATGgagtaaaatgaaataatcatattttttaagataaaatgagACAAAAAGATTTTCTACTTACTCCTTTGGTGCATGACCAACAGACTCCCCCCCAGGAATTCACACTTTGACTTTAGTAGTACTTTGGTGGAAATAGTTAagaaacaataaattaaaaaacaacttaaataagataatgtgacTTTTTGTAACATAGTGAATATAACTAGCACAAACAAAGTGAGGGGATTATAATTCTCAAGAGACTGAGAACCAGATGGGCTATAGCATTTCAGGTTCTGAGGACAGACTATTACTTATGGAGCTGCCACAGCTGATAGAAGACATGGCCTTCCTGGAGTTGCAATGACAGCCCATCAAAGCATCCAGTGAAGTCATTCTGACAAAGACCCAAACCAGTATCAATTAAAACAACAATACAACCAAATGGGTtgcggtggagttgattccaactcatagtgaccctataggactccgAATTATCAGCACATAATTGTTTTAATTGATCCCTGGCGATGCacaggttaagagctcggctgctaaccaaaaggtcattagttccaatccaccagccactcctagaaaaccctatggggcagttctactctgttgtacaggATGGCTATGTGTTGCAATCAACTccaccgcaacgggtttggtttttcttcttttctgatactGACAATTCACAATATCAGAGAACAAACGTTCTTGGCAGCAAAAAAGGTCTGAAGTGCTAAAAGGATTGCATTACATTTCAAACGGGGTTGAAGATTTGACATCCAAGTATGCATCTAACACCTGCTTTCCAAGTCGACCTGCAATGGCATTTATGAAAACTAATTATGCGTCCCTGGGCGGCGCAACTATTTacgcgctggactactaaccaaagggttagaggttcaaacccatccagaggcacctcaaaagtaaGGCcgagcaatctacttccaaaaaatcagccactgaaaaccgctggagcacagttttactccgcATACATGGGGTCGAAATGAGCCGAAATTAAGGGAGCAATTTACTCTATCGGAAGTGTGTAAAACTTATAGTTTCTAATACATCCCTAAATCTCCATACCGTATGAAAACCTCCAACGTAAAAGGCAATATTTACCGTTTGATTTTGCCCCTAACCGGTGACGTTCCTTCTGGAATGTTCCCCTTCTGTTAAGTCAGTCAGTTTTTATTATACCTCCCACGTGGTGCGTCCTCCTCCCTATAATGTGCCCCAACCCTACAGGTCCCAGGTCCGATCTGAGAGTCAGCTCCAAGAACCAAGGTGGAAGGAAAATTGTGCTGTGCGGGACTGCGTGGCCCGCGCAGACGGGAGTCCGGGAAGCGGACTTGCAGAGCCCGGACTTCAGTTTTGCACACCTGGCCCTAAAGTCCGCCGACTCCGGTGACTGCGAAACCTAAATCCCAAACCTCCTTGTCCTCCTacgagagaatgtgtgtgtgagagagaggctCGTCCCGTTGCTTCCTGCACAAAAACGAAACCTAACTCCCCTTCACCTGTATCACAGCCCACAACACCGCATCCGCCACACTAGGCCGCCGCGACAGCCTCCTCCCGCTTTAGGCCGGAAGTTGGCCCTGCTCCTGCCTGAGAACGTCAGGGAAATGAGGGGCCTCCGCAGAGAACGTCCTGCCCCGCTTCCCTCGGACGCACCTAGCTCACGAACCAAAAAagccagtgccgtggagtcgattccgactcacagcgaccctataggacagagtagaactgcctcatagagtttccaaggagcggctggtggatgtcaactgccaaccctttggttagcagccgtagcagttaaccactacgccagtttCCTAGAATATGTCTGCGTaccccaatttttttctttttacaataaGAACCATATCCTCACGTGACGTTGTCTCCTCTTCTTTTCTTGGAAAACCTGCGTCATCTCCGAGCGCTGAAACTTTTCACGGCTGCAGGCGCCTAAAAGGCAGCCCCATGGCCGTGACGTATAATTTGCGCGCCGACGAAGGAAAGCCCCTGCTCCTCTTGGGCAGAGCGCGGTACACTCCTTTACGCTGTACAGGGCTCTTTGAAGAGACACGTGCGCTGTTGAATGGAGCTGGTCGCTGGTTGCTACGAGCAGGTCCTTTTTGGGTTCGCTGTGCACCGGGAGCCCCAGGCGAGCGGCGACCTCGAGGTGAGAGCCGACTCCTGGAGGGGCCGCCGGAGGCGGGGGAGGGGTCAGGTTGGTTCCCACGTGGCAGAGGTAAACATTTGGGCACCTGATGTTTGTCGTCTGATGTCTGTGGATTAATTGGTGAATCAGACTCAGAAACTTAAATAAAAAGTTAGCCTTTTAAAACCTGCAGTAGGCATTTCATAAAAATGATCATATCTATTAGATTAGAGAAAATGCCCACAGTAAAGGAAGGAATCTGGCATTTCTGAACGCGGGCAAATGAGTCGTAGATTGTGGGTTTAAGGGTTGCTCCCATAAGCAGACCGCGGTTTAGCTCTTCAGAATTTAATGAACAGTTCGCTCATTCAGTTCAGTTTTTGTTCTGGAATTGTACAACGTATTAGAGCTGGGTCAAGATAAACTCAAAATAAAATGACACCAATTCGTTGGATTATTcgttgagcacttactgtgggcTAGGCAGTGGAGGTGCAAAGATGGGGAAGATATGAATCCTGAAGACATCCCCTCCataatggtgaaggactggggaGACGGAAGTAATTATGTTACCAGATTatgaataaaaatgttaaatgaattGCCAGTAGTCAAACAGGTAGGACATGCCCGGGATTAGAAATTACTCTCCTAATTTCTAGCTGGTactattcttttccttttcctttaagtAATCCTAGGTATCTGTTAGAAACCTATTTCATGTTTATCGTTAACTAAGGTGTCAGTCTGGACCTAACCAGAAAACTGGAAGTATATGACTTGACTAACggcttttgtttattttgttttctagtcTAGTATAAATCAGTTTTTGGCGGTTGCTTAAAGGTGACATGTCTAAATAGTCAAAGATGATGCTATTAATTGTAGGTTCTTTGTAATAAATTTGTTTACAATGTTCCAGACATATAATAGTCCTCATAGCAAATCTCTAAGGAAGGTAGAGTTAtcctcgttttacagatgaggaacctgaagTTTAGATAAGATCTGCTTAATGCCAGGCTGCAAATAAGTCCCCAGATGTCTTTGACTcttgaagctcttaaccattatccgatgttgttgtgtgcctctataggacagagtagaattgccccacagggtttctaaggctggaatctttacagaagaaagctgtcacatttttctcctgcacagtggctgatgggttcaaactgccaacctttcattagcagtggagtgcttaaccactgtgccaccaagccacCTTCATTACCCACTGCTTCTAAATCTAGACAGACAATTGCCTAAACAATCAACATTGCTTTCATAATGTGTACAGGCAGGAGTTATTCTTTGATTTCTGGGTGTAGCAGCCCCTCAAGAAAGTTGTGCCTTTGTGCAAAATTATGGAGGACCATCTGTTGCTTTTAATTAGGGATTTATTTGCAGTAACACATCTTAACCTGTGTATTCAAagaagtttgttgttgttttctttcttgggtttacttgtttgttttttggctgatATTTCTTGGTGTGTCTCCTTTAATGTAAGGCATACTGTTTGTGTATTCTGCTGTCATTCTTTGCACTGATGCAATCACACTGTGAAATCCAGAAGTTACATGGCAGTGAGTGTAATCGTTGGTGATTCTTCACAGCTTATATTGGTACTAATGCAAACATCTTACCctgttagtttttctttataaacttgttctgtatttgtttattgtctgcctAATGGAAAGAAAGCTCCATTAGGTTAGGGACTTTGGTCTTCTTTGTTTACTGCTATATCTCAAGtaagaagtgactcgatggcaccaaacaacaacaactgcttAAAATAAtgccaaaacccgttgccgtccagttgattccgactcatggtgaccttataggccagagtagaactgtactttagagtttccaaggagtggctgatggatttgaactgtcaacctttgggttagcagccgagttctgataaaaccaaaaaaaccaaacctgttgctgtcaattctgactcatagcaaccctaggcatTCGGTATTTGAATCAATAAATTCAAGTCAGAATTTAAATATTTGAGTGAAAGAATGATACAGAAGTCTCACATGTAAGTAAATATGTAAGGAGTTAAAGATTTGGAGGGAACTTTAAAAGTCCCTCTAGTCCAGTCTTCATGACCGTGTCCTGGAGTCATGATACCTGGCATTCCTGTCTCACCTTCCACTTGCCTTCCTTATTCCATtctcaggtgatttttttttttttttcgatctACATATTATTGTGTAGTTTCTTCTCCATTGGTGATATCCATTGGTAGTTTTCACAGATTGTGGAACCGTTTATCTGTCTCTGGAGTACTTGGATGTGACTGTGGCACTGATGGTAGGTTTTACTCTTCAGCAGAAATGGACCGCTGTGGCTGACTTCACTCACCATGCCCACACTGCTTCCTTGTCAGCCGTGGCTGTGAATAGTCGTTTTGTAGTCACTGGGAGTAAAGATGAAACAATTCACATCTACGACATGAAAAAGAAGATAGAGCATGGGGCTCTGGTGCATCACAATGGTAAGACAGCTGTATTGTTTAAGATAATATGGGGGCACTGTATTTTACAATGTGCTTTTAGGCAAACAGTTCATTAAGCCAGTATTATGGAGCAGATCCTGTGCTACAGGACATACAGATGAAAAACTTGGTCCCTTGCTTTCAAGTTGCTTACAGTCTGCCTTGGGAGATGTAAGGAAATGCTTAACTTAGTCAgggagggctggggtgggggcttaCCTAAAGGATCCTTAAAATTACATCTGAATTGAATCTTAAAAGAGCATTGTCAGTTGTTGGCTGGATGAAGTTTGCAGGGCGGGGAAAGGGATTCCAGGCAGAGCAGGCACTGTGAGGAGCACAGGcagcagcatcatagcaatagcTAACTTTATGGAGGGAATGTCATGTAGCCAGCACTGTGCCAAGAAGGTACAATTAAATCTTCAGTTTATAGAAGGGAAAACCTCAGTTCAAAGATGTTacctcacttgcccaaggtcataaaacACTGAAATTAGAGCCTGAACTTAGGTCTGGAGTCCATGTCTTTAACCACTGGTGTCCTTGAGGAACTGTGAGCAGTTCGGTGTTATGAGGTTGGGGGTGGCTGGAGAAGTAGATGGGACCGCATCACAGAGGTCCTTGTGAAGCACAGGTCAGGAATTGAatggggaggaagggagtggCACAAGCCTGAGGGAAGTGTTGGTAGTTTCAATAGGGAGAGGTGCCATCTGAGAACAAGCAAAGAGACCAATGACTGTCCAGTTCAAGTTGGAGGCTATGGGTTGAGAAACACCAGTTTGTAGGGTATTTTGAGTTTCTTCAGCAATAAGCCACAGATATTTCTATAGGGAGAGGAAGTTACTTGGTTTGTGCAATAGCAGGATTGTGTTACAGGGGATTGAGAATTTTGATGAAAGGCTGTCTGTCTAGAGAAAATGTGGTGTCAAGGGTCCATAGGTCTCTGAAATAAAGCAGATGGAATGTGAGTGAAGGAAGGCCTGAGACAGCAGAAGGACAGGAGGTTGTGGTCAAAGACTAGCTTAACAGAGTTTAGGAGTTCTGACACGAAGCAGCTTGAGGTGATAATGCTGTCCAGGTTGTAGGTGTGGGGGACTAAGACATTCACAGAGAAGATGAATGTCCCTGTAGTTGAGGAGGTCAaggagcagtgattctcaactcgTGGTTGGGTTGTCCACACTGATGGTGAAGTTGCCCGGGATAGTTGCAAGATCAAGGCATAGAAAGACcgaactttttctttttctcagtgtTGAACACTATATGCTGTTTTCGTTGGATTTTCTCAAGGGAAGGAGAACGAGAGGTCTAACTTGTGTTtgagaagaagggaaagaaaaggaagaactcAAAATTGCCGAATCAAGTAGATACGTACTTAGTTCGGGGAAACCCAGGCATGGAAGTTGGTTCCTGCAGTGACAAGCAGAGAGGATAGGTAGCATCAGTCTCTTTTATTAGACAGTCTTTAGCTACGTTGACAGGTATCTTGCTCTTTAACAGAAGCTAGGCTTTGAGTGATTTCAACATGTGCTTCTTTTCCCTTTGGTCTCCCAATCCCAGTTCATCCAAGGAAGCTTCTTTCTCCCTTAGGCTTGGAAGAAATAAGATAGATCTTATCTGTCCAAACCCGTGAGTACAAGTGTCCAACAAGAAGAAAAGGACTCACCTAGAAAGGGTTTGTTTGGATGGGGAAGGGCTGAGGTAGGGCTACTGGTTTCCCCCATTCCTTGTATAGATCCTGTTTTTCCAACAGTTAGTGATTGATAagctctattctagagaacagATCATCATGGGCAGAAGCAGCAGAAGATGTGGGAAAGCAAAATCTCCCGAGTAAGAAATGGGATAATAGGGAAGGTGGAAAACCAGGCAAGATCACTGAGTTTCACACTTTAAGAAGCAGGTGGTACGCAAGCCCACATATTGTTAGTATTTTTGTTGGGTGCAAAATATTCATCAAAGGTGCTTGGGCTCTTCCAATATAAAAGGCAGTGTAGAGATGGACCAGGAGAATGCAGACATGGATAATAATGGATCAGGGTGGACAGACTTATTCTGTAAAAGACCAAGCTGTAAACATTTAGGCAGTCTCTGTCGTAACGACTCCGTTTTGCcattgtagtgcaaaagcagctcCAGTGGAAAAGCATTTCCAGAAAGAGGCCGCAGGCCTGTTGCAGACCCCTGAGCTAGAGGACGGTTAAGCTGGGAGATGCTAATGTCAAAGGAGTGGGGGTTTTTTGAGGGTAACTGTGTGATGGTGTGGATCTGCTGTGGGGAGCTAGAAGAAATGCTGGCTTGTTCTGCCACCTTACCCCCTCCAACCTCCAAGTTTCTAGAGTTGTAGGGGCAATTCCAGGTTTCAGTTTAGGCAGAGGGAGTAGAGTATTTTGTGAAGGGGTTGAAAAGATGTAGGAAAGTTTATCATGGAGAGGAGATGCTGGGGGCATAGTTGAAGAATGTGAGtaacattttataaaattgtgATGTAGATGAGAAGTGTGTAGAAGGTGAATCAGCTACCAGGAATTATCATCTGGAGTGATAATAATTGGATTGTGGAGGATTGGGTAGTGAGTGCACTGTTTAGAATGTGAAAATCACATGGTTCTACACCTAGGTTGGTTCTCTATTGTAGCTAGATTTGGGTGACTTCCTGATCAAACTGCGCTAGCCAGCCATCTCCTGAATGTGTGACTGTGGAGAAACAAAGCGAGAAAGTGTGGACTGATTAGTGCAGACCTGTATCTACAACTGGAGAAACTCTCAGCTGAAACTATTTGCATAGGCTTGAAGCTACGTAtatgtttttataataaaaacttaATTTCTTCAACGAAGGCATTGCATGTTTTACTTACTGCACCATAACCTTCAAACCAGGAATGGAGTTTGCATTCAAAGTGAATATTTATTGCCTGTCTTGAATTCTCCACAGGCACAATAACTTGTCTGAAGTTCTATGGCAACAGGCACTTAATCAGTGGAGCAGAAGATGGACTAATCTGCATCTGGGACGCAAAGAAATGGGAATGCCTCAAGTCTATTAAAGCGCACAAGTGAGTCCGGCCTTCCCCCACTGGTCTTCCACTGTCACAGCAAAGTTGGCAGCTAACTGGTAGTTTTCTTTTAGAGGGCGTGTGACCTTCCTCTCCATTCATCCATCTGGCAAGCTGGCCCTGTCTGTGGGTACAGATAAGACATTAAGGTAAGTCATTATGACCAAGGGCATTTTTGGTGAGTTTTAGTCTTTATTCTCCAAGTAAAACAAGAACCATGCACCAAAGCATCTTCTACTACAATAATTAAATACTGTGTTTGTATTGTTTCCTTGCTATTAACCATGTAAGGATATTGTGATACGGGGAGAGGTTGAAACCTGTCCGTGATGGCAGGATACAAATGACATGCTCTGCATTAGATACTTGCTTGTCATTGTACTCTGTAAAGTGAAGAGGAGGTTGGTCCTAAAAAGAAATGCTTCAGGAAGTGAAACCTTTTGAAAATATAACGGGTGCAACATCGTAAAAGGGTATGGAGATGGAAGGAGCTTTACTCTCGTTAGATAATTAATATTTCAGGTGTTACTACAAGGAAAATGCAGGCCCTCTAAAAAGCCACGCATTTAGTGaaactcattttttcttttatgcaaaTCTTCATTATGCTTTACACTTAGTAAGTTTAATTGACGATCATGCCATAAGTCAGCTTCCTGTTTTGCAGAACATGGAATCTTGTGGACGGAAGGTCAGCATTCataagaaatataaaacaaagtgagtatttttgttttaaaatgtattttgcaaTAACTTGACAGAATATGAATATATACACACTGTTGTGTGAATGTGCATACACAGATTTATTTTCCTGCATAATGGTGGTTCTTCTGAAAACAAATACTTTAGCTTactttattttcccattttagaTCTGATTTCTCTTGTGGCTCTGCCACCCACTAGCTGCATGACTTTGGATAATTTTTTGAACCCAGTTTATTATCTATATTATTTAACTTGGAAAATGTGTATCAAAAgtctattgtgaagattaaataaaacaatGGATGTGAAATATAAATAGATAAATGAAGTATAAATATTGCTGTTTTTATCATTACtatgatcattttattttttacttgttGAACAAAAGATGCgttctgtctttttgtttttttttcaaacttacaGATGCTCACATAGTTGAATGGTCCCCAAAAGGAGAGAAATACATAGTTGTCACGATGAATAAAATAGACATCTACCAACTGGACACTGCATCTGTTAGTGGTACCATCACAAATGAGAAGAGAATCTCCTCTGTCAGGTTTCTCTTTGTAAGTGACCAGCAATCAGTGCGAGAAGGTTAGCGGATATGGTGCTGGTCAGAATTAGTGACAACGTTCTGgatattcttttctctctcccaggAGTCTGTCCTTGCAGTGGCAGGAGATGAAGAGGTTGTAAGGTTTTTTAACTGTGATTCACTCATGTGCCTCTGCGAATTTAAAGCTCATGAAAACAGGTATTTTTACCAATATCTATGTATGTGTAAGGAACCCTGGCgatggagtggttaagtgcttggctgctaaccaaaaggtcagcagttcaaacccaccagccactctgcaggagaaagatgtggcagtctgctttcataaagattacacctttggaaaccctacagggtggttctactctgtcctgtagggttgctgtgattcggaattggcttgatggcacatGACAGCGTGTGTGTAGTCACGGTAAATTTCAGTATGTAACGATTTTTCAAAAAGCAAGGTGTGTATTTTTTGCGAATAACTGCAGCAGAGATCGATATATCTACATTATGTGATTTCTGGAGTCATGGCAAATGGTGTGTTCTTGGTCATAGTAATGCAAAAGTGGTGAAATTTTATCGGGATTAATCATTTGCTCAAGATACTTATTTCTCAAATAAGTATCTTGGGACCTGAAATCAAGCATATTTGAGCAAATAAGGAATTTAACAATCTTGGAGTTTTGTCCCTatcttagctacctagtgctgctgtaacagaaaataccacaagtaggtagctttaatgaacagaaatttaggggAATGATTCTTTGTCTACTGTGGGAAGAGGTCCTTGTCTCATCTCAGCTTCTACCCGTAGGCTCCTTGGCGATCCTGTGGCATGGCATGTATCTTCTCTCCGTTCATGCTTGTTTACTTAATctgcttttacatctcaaaagagaatgacctATGACACGCTGTatgctaatactgcctcattaacataacaaaacccattcccaaatgagattgtaaccacaggtatagggtttaggatttacaacacgtattttatTCTTCGGGGatcacagttcagtccataacagtcccTGACCTTTTTCTTATCCTTTTACTTTTTCCCCCTTGCCTCTCTCTGCCCGCTCCCGCACTATCTTTCCCCTGCAGGAGAAACTAAATAATTTATTAGAGTCCCTGTTTTGTGCCTGTCCCATAGTtagatgttttattttttgtctcttttaatGCTTATGGTTTCTAGAGGGTAAAGTCTTAGAGTGGTGGAGTAACGTGGCCAAGATTATTCAACTCTAAGGCGGTGAAGCTGAGATCTAAACCCAGTCCCGTCTGACTCAGTGTCTCTGTTTTTTCCACTGTAATTTTGAAAAAGTTGGTAATGTACAGAGTTATAGTTTAATGTTTCATTTGCATATTTCTATATGTCTCAAATCAGTCTTAGTTCTTGTTTTTTGAACAATAATTAAATTTTTAAGACATCAGTCTTCGTAAATACTGAGAATACTGCAGTCAGAATAGGGGCCTGCTTGTCCCCTGTACTGGGAAGTGAGCACATTCTCAAGGAGCCATTATAAGTGCAGTGAATACACTTACTGTATCTTaccatttgttcatttgtttctcaATACTTACTGAGCATCCATTACGAAGTGCTGTGCTGGGCAGGTAACAGTGAACAGAAGGGCAAGGGCTTGCCCGCTCATGGCTCTTACTGTGCAGGTTgatgaaacacaagtaaacagaTGACTGTAGCAGGAAGGAAATAGAAAAGTATTATGGTTAAATGAGGGTAATTTATTTAGATAGGATGGTCAGGGAAAGAGGAGTGAGACAGGAAGGATGAGAAAGGAGCAGGTTTTAAAAAGAGCCATGAGAGACCCGCAGACAGACAGGAGACATGACTAAGGGGGAGGGCCACAGGCGCACGGCCTTACAGGCCAGGGTAAGGAGCTTAGATTTTATACTAAGTGCTTTTTtagattttggtctttttttcttttgtttcctttttactATGGAAAAATACAAAGGCAGACAAACTAGCCTAAAgaattacatacatatatatatatatatatatatctcaccaCCCAGCTTCAGCAATGACCAGTTTATGGCCAGTCTTATTTCTTCTGTGTCCTCAATCACTTTTCTCACATGGGAGTTTAAAGCAGATCCCAGCTTTGTAGCATTTTAAGCCTGGGGTTAACATGATTGATTTACATTTTTTGAAAGATTGTTACAGAGCAAGAATGGCAGCAAAGAGGCCAGTTAGGTGACCTCTGTAACccggaagaaaaatgaagagtagCTTAGACTAGGGTGGAGCCCCTAGAGATGAAAAACACGGAAGCCTAGGAAAGGCCTTGAGCCTCTCTGTTGGCACACTTACCTCTCCCTACTGAACTTGTTAGTTTCTTGAGGTGAGGGGCTTTGTTTCACTTGTCTTTGTATCCTTTGTGCTATCCTGATTGTTTGTTTATAGTTGTCTGTCATCTCTAAGACCACCACCTGATGTGTTGGTGTACTAATTGGACTCAAGACTTTCATAGCTGTACTCAGAACTAAGATTTATTACAGTCGAAGGATATAAAGCAAAATCAGTGCAGGGAAAATCCACATGGGGTGAAGTCTGAGGGAAACCAGGAGTAGTCTTCCAAGGGCCCTCCCCCAGTGGAGGCACACAGCGTGCTCTTAGTTCCTCCAGCAGTGAGTTGTGGGAACACGTGTGAAATGCTGTCTACCAGGGAGGCTCACAGAGACTCAGTGCCTGGGGTTTTGACTGGGGCTGGTCACCTGGGCACTCTCTGCCCAGGATGtaccaaaattccagactcccagAAGAAAGGCAGGTGTTCAGCATAAACCACATTGTTTGCACAATCTATCTGGGCACAGTGAGCCTCTTTTATCAGTTATAGTGGTGGGACCTTTCCCAAAATCCAGGTTCCCAGACACTAGCCAAGGGCCGGCGTTGTAAGCAGACCTTTCAAAGGATAGCAGTGCAGTCAGGCCTGCTCTGTCAACTCTTTTTTGCacactatctttgcaactttttctTAAGATATGGTTGGCAATTATGTCCTAGAATTTAGACCTAAATAAAAtttacctatagggttgctatgagtcagaattgacttgacggcaacaggttaatggGAATGTGAAGCAGTTAATTTCAGGCACCATTCATCGAACACAATTTGGGAACGCTTGAAGCATTGAAAAAACAAGAAACTGTGTGCGTAGAAATTTCATAACATTATTGCCCTGTTTGAAAGAAAGGATCTTTTATGTTAGTACTTCTGTCCTAGGGTGAAAGACATACTCAGTTTTGAAATCCCAGAGCATCACGTTATTATCACAGCATCAAGCGATGGGTTCCTCAAAGTGTGGAAGCTTAACCACGATAAGGTCAGTATTTTAGCACAACGTAAGTACATTTTAGTGCAAGTCTCACTATTAGTTTAAGTGAGGTAGAATTGTCTTTTAAGGGTCTTAAGACATAGATGTTTCAGTAAGCTTTTCTGATTTCTCTCAGGCATAATTGATTTTTGGTTTGACAGGGAGGCTTTCACAGAAGTGCCTCAGAGGTTGACTTGTGAGTCTGAGCTGACAGGATCCCAGACTTCCTCTGCTCTTTTAGTTCATGAAGCTCTGCTTCCATCTCTTCTGCATATTGCGGTTCTTTGTAAGGTTTTGTTAGATAAAAATATTGCCATTGCTAAAAGAATTTTGGAGAATACTGATCTATTGAAGAACTAATAAtagttttgaatcagataattggAAAATTCCTTTCTAAAATCTCCTTGCTATAGCCTGTCTGTCttgatttattgattttctcacaaACACACATTCTGAGAGAGTGATTTGTTAAGGGTCTACTTTGTGCAAGGTGCTTTGTTAAACCCTAGAAATGAACAAGACGTGGTCCCGTCTTCAGTGAATTTACAATTTCTATGTACTTCTGAGATATTTGGGACATGGATGACAGAGTTAAACCAGTCAGGAATTAAGAGAATGGATTCTTTTCTAAACATCGTAACAGAAGTTAAGGAGATTATAGAAGAAGTAGATAGGCTTGTATTAAATTTAGATTTTGTAACGTGGCTTCCAGTGGGACTCAATAGTTAGTCCAGAGTTTTTTGGTGAACATGAAACTAAAGAAGAGGTCATGGCAACCCTCATTTCCTGAAATATTCCTACTATACACAGAGAATATCTCGAGTGCTTATCTTTCTCATGTCTTCGGATTCAGACTATCCCCTAGACAAGTTgtcgttgtcaggtgccgtcgagtcgattccaactcatagcaaccctgtgtacaacagaatgaaac
This is a stretch of genomic DNA from Elephas maximus indicus isolate mEleMax1 chromosome 1, mEleMax1 primary haplotype, whole genome shotgun sequence. It encodes these proteins:
- the PAK1IP1 gene encoding p21-activated protein kinase-interacting protein 1 isoform X1 — translated: MELVAGCYEQVLFGFAVHREPQASGDLEQKWTAVADFTHHAHTASLSAVAVNSRFVVTGSKDETIHIYDMKKKIEHGALVHHNGTITCLKFYGNRHLISGAEDGLICIWDAKKWECLKSIKAHKGRVTFLSIHPSGKLALSVGTDKTLRTWNLVDGRSAFIRNIKQNAHIVEWSPKGEKYIVVTMNKIDIYQLDTASVSGTITNEKRISSVRFLFESVLAVAGDEEVVRFFNCDSLMCLCEFKAHENRVKDILSFEIPEHHVIITASSDGFLKVWKLNHDKGVPPSLLCEVNTKARLTCVGVWLDRVTDKKESLLPAAEPSPVSKDQSQIHQKEPGDEVQEEERQSKPNTKKGGLTGDNGKPKKENSLVSPKKRKTAKMLEKKKKRKKIQMIRQVAAFSYEKTSLPE
- the PAK1IP1 gene encoding p21-activated protein kinase-interacting protein 1 isoform X2 — translated: MELVAGCYEQVLFGFAVHREPQASGDLEKWTAVADFTHHAHTASLSAVAVNSRFVVTGSKDETIHIYDMKKKIEHGALVHHNGTITCLKFYGNRHLISGAEDGLICIWDAKKWECLKSIKAHKGRVTFLSIHPSGKLALSVGTDKTLRTWNLVDGRSAFIRNIKQNAHIVEWSPKGEKYIVVTMNKIDIYQLDTASVSGTITNEKRISSVRFLFESVLAVAGDEEVVRFFNCDSLMCLCEFKAHENRVKDILSFEIPEHHVIITASSDGFLKVWKLNHDKGVPPSLLCEVNTKARLTCVGVWLDRVTDKKESLLPAAEPSPVSKDQSQIHQKEPGDEVQEEERQSKPNTKKGGLTGDNGKPKKENSLVSPKKRKTAKMLEKKKKRKKIQMIRQVAAFSYEKTSLPE